Proteins from a single region of Oreochromis niloticus isolate F11D_XX linkage group LG7, O_niloticus_UMD_NMBU, whole genome shotgun sequence:
- the rnf34b gene encoding E3 ubiquitin-protein ligase RNF34 isoform X3, translating to MKAGASSMWASCCGLLNEVMGTGTVRAQQPGFGAGAGPFRFAPSAGYSTYPPTSSGSAGQLCKACGLAFSVFRRKHICCDCKKSFCALCSVLQENLRCCTTCHLLRGTAFQRPRLMQLRVKDLRQYLLLRNIPTDTCREKEDLVDLVLCHQGARQTPRPVMEEDEEDEEEEEEEEDTHEEEEEEEEEEEEDEGGDDTDSLHSLPHSRAASPPSATRSTSEQSVLSASQGDVLSPSDSSGTTSQEHDDTPTASLLNLEPTESLIEVSPATQRRIRASLSDLDNEEAIENLSVRQLKEILARNFVNYSGCCEKWELLERVHRLYRENEQNRKSNGVKAQLAADENLCRICMDAIIDCVLLECGHMVTCTKCGKRMSECPICRQYVVRAVHVFKS from the exons ATGAAG GCAGGAGCATCGTCCATGTGGGCGTCATGCTGCGGGCTGTTGAACGAGGTGATGGGCACGGGCACGGTGCGGGCCCAGCAGCCGGGGTTTGGAGCAGGCGCGGGGCCCTTTCGCTTCGCCCCCAGTGCTGGGTACTCCACCTACCCCCCCACCAGCTCAGGGAGCGCCGGGCAGCTGTGCAAGGCCTGCGGActggccttctcggtcttcagACGCAAG CACATCTGCTGTGACTGTAAGAAGAGCTTCTGCGCTCTGTGCTCGGTGCTGCAGGAGAACCTGCGCTGCTGCACGACGTGCCACCTCCTGCGCGGCACGGCCTTCCAGCGGCCTCGGCTCATGCAGCTCAGGGTGAAGGACCTGCGCCAGTATCTGCTGCTGCGCAACATCCCGACCGACACATGCAGGGAGAAGGAGGACCTGGTGGACTTGGTGCTCTGTCACCAGGGCGCGAGGCAGACCCCGAGACCGGTGatggaggaggatgaggaggatgaagaggaggaggaggaggaggaggatacacacgaagaggaggaggaggaggaagaagaagaggaggaagatgaagggGGAGATGACACAGACAGCCTGCACTCGCTCCCGCACTCACGTGCCGCCTCGCCCCCTTCCGCGACGCGCTCCACCTCTGAACAGTCGGTCCTCTCCGCCTCTCAGGGAGACGTGCTCAGCCCAAGTGACAGCTCAGGGACCACCAGCCAG GAGCATGATGATACTCCAACAGCATCCCTCTTGAACCTGGAGCCCACGGAAAGTCTCATAGAG GTCAGTCCAGCGACACAAAGGAGGATCAGAGCCTCTCTGTCTGATCTCGACAACGAAGAGGCGATAGAAAACCTGTCCGTCCGCCAGCTGAAAGAGATTCTCGCCAGGAACTTTGTCAATTACTCTGGCTGCTGCGAGAAGTGGGAGCTGCTAGAGCGAGTGCATCGACTCTACAGAGAAAACGAGCAGAACAGGAAATCAA ATGGCGTCAAAGCTCAGCTGGCAGCTGATGAAAACCTGTGTCGCATCTGCATGGATGCCATCATCGACTGTGTGTTACTGGAATGTGGTCACATGGTAACTTGCACCAAATGCGGAAAGAGGATGAGCGAGTGCCCCATCTGCAGGCAGTATGTTGTGCGGGCCGTGCATGTCTTCAAGTCTTAA
- the rnf34b gene encoding E3 ubiquitin-protein ligase RNF34 isoform X2: MKAGASSMWASCCGLLNEVMGTGTVRAQQPGFGAGAGPFRFAPSAGYSTYPPTSSGSAGQLCKACGLAFSVFRRKHICCDCKKSFCALCSVLQENLRCCTTCHLLRGTAFQRPRLMQLRVKDLRQYLLLRNIPTDTCREKEDLVDLVLCHQGARQTPRPVMEEDEEDEEEEEEEEDTHEEEEEEEEEEEEDEGGDDTDSLHSLPHSRAASPPSATRSTSEQSVLSASQGDVLSPSDSSGTTSQEHDDTPTASLLNLEPTESLIEVSPATQRRIRASLSDLDNEEAIENLSVRQLKEILARNFVNYSGCCEKWELLERVHRLYRENEQNRKSMENVNITADGVKAQLAADENLCRICMDAIIDCVLLECGHMVTCTKCGKRMSECPICRQYVVRAVHVFKS, translated from the exons ATGAAG GCAGGAGCATCGTCCATGTGGGCGTCATGCTGCGGGCTGTTGAACGAGGTGATGGGCACGGGCACGGTGCGGGCCCAGCAGCCGGGGTTTGGAGCAGGCGCGGGGCCCTTTCGCTTCGCCCCCAGTGCTGGGTACTCCACCTACCCCCCCACCAGCTCAGGGAGCGCCGGGCAGCTGTGCAAGGCCTGCGGActggccttctcggtcttcagACGCAAG CACATCTGCTGTGACTGTAAGAAGAGCTTCTGCGCTCTGTGCTCGGTGCTGCAGGAGAACCTGCGCTGCTGCACGACGTGCCACCTCCTGCGCGGCACGGCCTTCCAGCGGCCTCGGCTCATGCAGCTCAGGGTGAAGGACCTGCGCCAGTATCTGCTGCTGCGCAACATCCCGACCGACACATGCAGGGAGAAGGAGGACCTGGTGGACTTGGTGCTCTGTCACCAGGGCGCGAGGCAGACCCCGAGACCGGTGatggaggaggatgaggaggatgaagaggaggaggaggaggaggaggatacacacgaagaggaggaggaggaggaagaagaagaggaggaagatgaagggGGAGATGACACAGACAGCCTGCACTCGCTCCCGCACTCACGTGCCGCCTCGCCCCCTTCCGCGACGCGCTCCACCTCTGAACAGTCGGTCCTCTCCGCCTCTCAGGGAGACGTGCTCAGCCCAAGTGACAGCTCAGGGACCACCAGCCAG GAGCATGATGATACTCCAACAGCATCCCTCTTGAACCTGGAGCCCACGGAAAGTCTCATAGAG GTCAGTCCAGCGACACAAAGGAGGATCAGAGCCTCTCTGTCTGATCTCGACAACGAAGAGGCGATAGAAAACCTGTCCGTCCGCCAGCTGAAAGAGATTCTCGCCAGGAACTTTGTCAATTACTCTGGCTGCTGCGAGAAGTGGGAGCTGCTAGAGCGAGTGCATCGACTCTACAGAGAAAACGAGCAGAACAGGAAATCAA TGGAAAATGTCAACATAACTGCAG ATGGCGTCAAAGCTCAGCTGGCAGCTGATGAAAACCTGTGTCGCATCTGCATGGATGCCATCATCGACTGTGTGTTACTGGAATGTGGTCACATGGTAACTTGCACCAAATGCGGAAAGAGGATGAGCGAGTGCCCCATCTGCAGGCAGTATGTTGTGCGGGCCGTGCATGTCTTCAAGTCTTAA
- the rnf34b gene encoding E3 ubiquitin-protein ligase RNF34 isoform X1 has product MKAGASSMWASCCGLLNEVMGTGTVRAQQPGFGAGAGPFRFAPSAGYSTYPPTSSGSAGQLCKACGLAFSVFRRKHICCDCKKSFCALCSVLQENLRCCTTCHLLRGTAFQRPRLMQLRVKDLRQYLLLRNIPTDTCREKEDLVDLVLCHQGARQTPRPVMEEDEEDEEEEEEEEDTHEEEEEEEEEEEEDEGGDDTDSLHSLPHSRAASPPSATRSTSEQSVLSASQGDVLSPSDSSGTTSQEHDDTPTASLLNLEPTESLIEVSPATQRRIRASLSDLDNEEAIENLSVRQLKEILARNFVNYSGCCEKWELLERVHRLYRENEQNRKSMENVNITAVVAYPPPLCNSGVGDGVKAQLAADENLCRICMDAIIDCVLLECGHMVTCTKCGKRMSECPICRQYVVRAVHVFKS; this is encoded by the exons ATGAAG GCAGGAGCATCGTCCATGTGGGCGTCATGCTGCGGGCTGTTGAACGAGGTGATGGGCACGGGCACGGTGCGGGCCCAGCAGCCGGGGTTTGGAGCAGGCGCGGGGCCCTTTCGCTTCGCCCCCAGTGCTGGGTACTCCACCTACCCCCCCACCAGCTCAGGGAGCGCCGGGCAGCTGTGCAAGGCCTGCGGActggccttctcggtcttcagACGCAAG CACATCTGCTGTGACTGTAAGAAGAGCTTCTGCGCTCTGTGCTCGGTGCTGCAGGAGAACCTGCGCTGCTGCACGACGTGCCACCTCCTGCGCGGCACGGCCTTCCAGCGGCCTCGGCTCATGCAGCTCAGGGTGAAGGACCTGCGCCAGTATCTGCTGCTGCGCAACATCCCGACCGACACATGCAGGGAGAAGGAGGACCTGGTGGACTTGGTGCTCTGTCACCAGGGCGCGAGGCAGACCCCGAGACCGGTGatggaggaggatgaggaggatgaagaggaggaggaggaggaggaggatacacacgaagaggaggaggaggaggaagaagaagaggaggaagatgaagggGGAGATGACACAGACAGCCTGCACTCGCTCCCGCACTCACGTGCCGCCTCGCCCCCTTCCGCGACGCGCTCCACCTCTGAACAGTCGGTCCTCTCCGCCTCTCAGGGAGACGTGCTCAGCCCAAGTGACAGCTCAGGGACCACCAGCCAG GAGCATGATGATACTCCAACAGCATCCCTCTTGAACCTGGAGCCCACGGAAAGTCTCATAGAG GTCAGTCCAGCGACACAAAGGAGGATCAGAGCCTCTCTGTCTGATCTCGACAACGAAGAGGCGATAGAAAACCTGTCCGTCCGCCAGCTGAAAGAGATTCTCGCCAGGAACTTTGTCAATTACTCTGGCTGCTGCGAGAAGTGGGAGCTGCTAGAGCGAGTGCATCGACTCTACAGAGAAAACGAGCAGAACAGGAAATCAA TGGAAAATGTCAACATAACTGCAG TGGTTGCATATCCTCCACCTCTCTGCAACAGTGGAGTTGGAG ATGGCGTCAAAGCTCAGCTGGCAGCTGATGAAAACCTGTGTCGCATCTGCATGGATGCCATCATCGACTGTGTGTTACTGGAATGTGGTCACATGGTAACTTGCACCAAATGCGGAAAGAGGATGAGCGAGTGCCCCATCTGCAGGCAGTATGTTGTGCGGGCCGTGCATGTCTTCAAGTCTTAA